A genomic window from Prunus persica cultivar Lovell chromosome G2, Prunus_persica_NCBIv2, whole genome shotgun sequence includes:
- the LOC18785302 gene encoding DNA replication complex GINS protein PSF2, producing the protein MAGQSDPNVSIFSGEEVEFMAEDEMVEIVPNMRMEPLNMLCGDFGPFYPQMATQVPMWLAIALKKRGKCTIRPPEWMSVENLTQILEAERESQAAFQVLPFHYVEISSLLFDYASGDIPDLYMVRSLINDIRDARFLKVESSLESFEDARSSAVKVKNLSAMEVNVVRPFVGRALQSFYKHGSPDLVPNPEAMSARRPQATDNIQRRPLRKR; encoded by the exons ATGGCCGGCCAATCTGATCCAAATGTTTCTATATTTTCCGGAGAAGAG GTTGAGTTTATGGCTGAAGATGAAATGGTGGAGATCGTCCCCAATATGAGAATGGAGCCTCTCAATATGCTCTGT GGAGATTTTGGTCCATTCTACCCACAAATGGCTACCCAAGTACCGATGTGGCTGGCAATTGCTCTGAAGAAGAGAGGGAAATGTACAATTCGACCCCCAGAGTGGATGTCCGTCG AAAACTTGACTCAGATTTTGGAAGCGGAGCGGGAGTCTCAGGCAGCATTTCAAGTCCTGCCTTTCCATTATGTTGAAATCTCAAGCCTTCTTTTTGATTA TGCATCTGGTGACATTCCTGACCTATATATG GTGAGGTCTCTTATTAATGACATAAGGGATGCGAGGTTTCTTAAGGTCGAAAGTAGTTTAGAATCATTCGAGGATGCTCGCTCTTCTGCAGTGAAG GTCAAAAATCTATCTGCAATGGAAGTGAATGTTGTTCGCCCATTTGTTGGGAGAGCGTTACAGTCCTTTTATAAGCATGGCAGTCCAGATTTGGTTCCAAATCCAGAGGCAATGTCTGCCAGACGGCCACAAGCAACTGATAACATACAAAGA CGCCCGCTGCGGAAACGGTAA
- the LOC18785104 gene encoding triosephosphate isomerase, cytosolic, producing the protein MGRKFFVGGNWKCNGTFDEVKKIVKILNEGQVPSQDVVEVVVSPPYVFLPVVKSSLRPDFHVAAQNCWVKKGGAFTGEVSAEMLVNLEVPWVILGHSERRLILGESNEFVADKVAYALAQGLKVIACVGETLEQRESGSTVEVVAAQTKAIAAKVSDWTNVVLAYEPVWAIGTGKVASPAQAQEVHFELRKWLQANVSPEVAATTRIIYGGSVNGANSKELAGQPDVDGFLVGGASLKPEFIDIIKSAEVKKSA; encoded by the exons ATGGGCAGGAAGTTCTTCGTCGGCGGCAACTGGAAATGC AATGGAACCTTCGATGAGGTGAAGAAGATTGTGAAGATACTCAATGAGGGACAAGTGCCATCACAAGATGTTGTGG AGGTTGTGGTGAGCCCACCATATGTGTTTCTTCCAGTGGTGAAGAGTTCGTTGAGGCCTGACTTTCATGTTGCGGCTCAAAACTGCTGGGTCAAGAAGGGTGGTGCCTTCACTGGTGAAGTTAG TGCTGAAATGCTGGTCAATCTGGAGGTTCCTTGGGTCATTCTTGGTCATTCTGAGAGAAGACTTATTTTAGGCGAATCCAATgag TTTGTTGCCGATAAGGTTGCATATGCACTAGCTCAAGGTTTGAAGGTGATTGCTTGTGTTGGTGAGACTCTTGAGCAGCGAGAATCTGGCTCGACCGTGGAGGTTGTGGCTGCACAAACCAAGGCCATTGCAG CAAAAGTGTCAGATTGGACCAATGTTGTGTTGGCCTATGAGCCCGTGTGGGCCATTGGAACTGGCAAAGTTGCATCTCCAGCTCAGGCTCAGGAA GTGCATTTTGAATTGAGGAAATGGCTTCAAGCAAACGTAAGTCCTGAAGTTGCTGCAACAACCAGGATCATTTATGGAG GGTCTGTCAATGGTGCAAACAGCAAAGAGCTGGCAGGTCAGCCCGATGTTGACGGATTTTTGGTTGGTGGAGCTTCTCTAAAG CCTGAGTTTATTGACATTATCAAGTCTGCGGAGGTGAAGAAAAGTGCCTAA
- the LOC18785398 gene encoding probable serine/threonine-protein kinase PBL9 — MGSCFSSRIKADSHLHNGLHSNSKVSSVSVPSTPRTEGEILQSSNLKSFAFNELKTATRNFRPDSMVGEGGFGCVFKGWVDENSLTAAKPGTGMVIAVKRLNQEGLQGHKEWLTEINYLGQLHHENLVRLIGYCLEDDHRMLVYEFMPRGSLDNHLFRRASYFQPLSWNLRMKIALGAAKGLAFLHSDEAKVIYRDFKTANILLDSTYNAKLSDFGLAKDGPAGDRSHVSTRIMGTYGYAAPEYLATGHLTAKSDVYSFGVVLLEMLSGRRAVDKNRPSGEHNLVEWAKPYLASKRKVLQIFDARIEGQYSVGGALRAVNLAIRCLAVEPKFRLNMNDVVKALEQLQEPSDMEGSGVSQNDPRPNPHANSSHVPKHRRNSTNEIDNATPPHPKASVPRSHA, encoded by the exons ATGGGTTCCTGCTTCAGTTCAAGAATCAAAGCTGACAGCCATCTTCATAATG GATTACATTCAAATAGCAAGGTGTCGTCTGTCTCGGTGCCTTCAACTCCTCGCACGGAGGGTGAGATCTTGCAGTCCTCCAATTTGAAGAGCTTTGCCTTTAATGAACTGAAAACAGCCACCAGGAACTTCCGTCCTGATAGTATGGTGGGTGAAGGTGGTTTTGGTTGTGTCTTTAAGGGGTGGGTTGATGAGAATTCATTGACAGCTGCCAAGCCTGGTACTGGCATGGTTATTGCTGTGAAAAGGCTCAACCAAGAAGGTCTCCAGGGTCACAAGGAATGGCTG ACGGAAATTAACTACCTCGGGCAGCTACATCACGAAAATCTTGTGAGGTTGATTGGTTACTGCTTAGAGGATGACCACCGGATGTTGGTGTATGAATTTATGCCTCGCGGAAGCTTGGATAATCATCTATTTAGAA GGGCTTCTTACTTTCAACCACTTTCGTGGAACCTTCGTATGAAGATTGCCCTTGGTGCTGCTAAGGGTCTAGCATTTCTTCACAGTGATGAGGCCAAAGTGATATATCGGGACTTTAAAACTGCTAATATCCTGCTTGATTCA ACCTACAATGCCAAACTTTCTGACTTTGGTCTCGCCAAGGATGGGCCAGCAGGTGATAGAAGCCATGTCTCAACCAGGATCATGGGGACATATGGGTATGCAGCTCCAGAGTACTTGGCCACAG GTCATTTAACTGCCAAAAGTGATGTGTATAGTTTTGGGGTTGTTCTGCTCGAAATGTTGTCTGGCAGACGAGCTGTGGACAAAAACCGGCCATCTGGGGAACACAATTTAGTTGAATGGGCCAAGCCTTACCTTGCCAGCAAACGCAAAGTTCTCCAAATCTTTGACGCTCGTATTGAAGGCCAGTACTCTGTGGGTGGAGCTCTCAGAGCAGTTAACCTTGCAATTCGATGCTTAGCAGTAGAACCCAAGTTTAGGCTAAACATGAATGACGTAGTAAAAGCATTGGAGCAGCTTCAGGAACCTAGTGACATGGAGGGATCCGGTGTCTCTCAAAATGATCCTCGCCCGAATCCTCACGCCAATTCAAGCCATGTTCCCAAACATCGCAGGAATAGTACCAACGAGATCGACAATGCAACTCCTCCTCATCCCAAGGCATCTGTTCCCCGCAGCCATGCATGA
- the LOC18784659 gene encoding probable serine/threonine-protein kinase PBL9, with translation MGGRLSSNVKRHTMKNVTLAVDTVAETIENETVKSKVPSVSVPSAEGEILQSSNLKCFGFNELKTATRNFRPDNMVGEGGFGLVFKGWIDENSLTAAKSGTGMAIAVKRLNQEGLHGQKEWLLGS, from the exons ATGGGTGGTAGGCTTAGCTCGAACGTGAAGAGGCACACTATGAAAAATGTCACTTTGGCTGTGGACACAGTGGCTGAGACGATTGAGAATGAGACAGTCAAGAGCAAGGTGCCATCTGTCTCAGTGCCTTCAGCTGAGGGTGAGATCTTGCAGTCCTCCAATTTGAAGTGCTTCGGCTTCAATGAACTCAAAACAGCCACCAGGAACTTCCGTCCTGATAATATGGTTGGTGAAGGTGGTTTTGGTTTGGTCTTCAAGGGGTGGATTGATGAGAATTCATTAACAGCTGCCAAGTCTGGTACTGGCATGGCTATTGCTGTGAAAAGGCTTAACCAAGAAGGTCTCCATGGTCAGAAGGAATGGCTG TTGGGAAGCTAA
- the LOC18786009 gene encoding uncharacterized protein LOC18786009 isoform X1: MMTATSTSLIQRVCSVPLARAVRTRAMAVVSMNLSTTPARSQALRADSRVLLGLSEPELQQLALDLKQQSYRGKQLHHLIYKRKIKDIQDFSQVPLAFRNELEEAGWKVGRSPIYQSVTAADGTVKLLIKLEDNRLIETVGIPVKDEKGVMRLTACVSSQVGCPLRCSFCATGKGGFSRNLKMHEIVEQVLAVEEIFNHRVTNVVFMGMGEPMMNLKSVLAAHQCLNKDVQIGQRMITISTVGVPNTIKKLASHKLQSTLAVSLHAPNQKLRETIVPSAKAYPLSALMKDCRDYFVETSRRVSFEYALLAGVNDAVEHAVELAELLHEWGRGYHVNLIPFNPIEGSEYQRPSKKAVQAFAAALESNRVTVSTRQTRGLDADAACGQLRNKFQKSPLPTDSDNLQPEEDVAVAC; this comes from the exons ATGATGACAGCCACATCAACGTCGCTAATTCAGCGCGTGTGCTCTGTGCCTCTCGCACGTGCGGTCCGTACTCGCGCCATGGCAGTGGTGAGCATGAACCTGTCCACCACTCCAGCTCGTTCTCAAGCCTTGCGCGCCGACTCGCGCGTGCTCCTCGGCTTGTCCGAACCAGAGCTCCAGCAGCTCGCACTGGACTTAAAGCAG CAAAGCTACAGAGGGAAGCAGCTCCATCATcttatttataaaagaaagattAAAGATATTCAGGATTTCAGTCAAG TGCCTCTGGCATTCAGGAATGAGCTTGAGGAAGCTGGATGGAAAGTTGGGAGGTCACCCATTTACCAGAGTGTCACTGCTGCTGATGGCACTGTTaag TTATTGATAAAGTTGGAGGATAACAGATTGATTGAAACTGTTGGCATACCAGTTAAAGATGAGAAAGGTGTGATGCGCCTTACAGCATGTGTCTCCTCACAG GTGGGATGCCCACTTCGTTGCTCTTTTTGTGCCACAGGAAAAGGAGGGTTTTCAAGGAACCTTAAGATGCATGAAATTGTTGAGCAG GTTTTGGCTGTTGAGGAAATCTTCAACCATAGGGTGACCAATGTAGTGTTCATGGGAATGGGTGAACCAATGATGAACCTGAAGTCAGTACTTGCAGCACACCAGTGTTTAAATAAG GATGTGCAAATTGGGCAAAGAATGATCACAATTTCTACTGTGGGGGTTCCAAATACAATAAAAAAGCTGGCATCTCACAAGCTTCAGTCAACATTGGCTGTCAG TCTGCATGCTCCTAACCAGAAGCTCAGGGAAACAATTGTGCCAAGTGCAAAAGCATACCCTCTGAGTGCACTTATGAAGGATTGCAGGGACTATTTCGTTGAAACCAGTAGACGGGTTTCCTTTGAGTATGCACTTTTAG CTGGAGTCAATGATGCAGTAGAGCATGCAGTCGAACTTGCAGAGCTACTCCATGAGTGGGGGCGAGGCTATCATGTGAACTTGATACCTTTTAACCCAATAGAAGGCTCTGAGTATCAGCGTCCATCCAAGAAAGCT GTACAGGCATTTGCAGCTGCTCTGGAGTCCAATAGAGTAACTGTTAGCACACGTCAAACAAGGGGCTTGGATGCAGATGCAGCTTGTGGTCAGCTGAGAAACAAGTTCCAGAAGAGTCCTTTGCCCACTGACTCCGACAACTTACAACCTGAAGAAGATGTTGCAGTTGCATGTTGA
- the LOC18786009 gene encoding uncharacterized protein LOC18786009 isoform X2 translates to MMTATSTSLIQRVCSVPLARAVRTRAMAVVSMNLSTTPARSQALRADSRVLLGLSEPELQQLALDLKQQSYRGKQLHHLIYKRKIKDIQDFSQVPLAFRNELEEAGWKVGRSPIYQSVTAADGTVKLLIKLEDNRLIETVGIPVKDEKGVMRLTACVSSQVGCPLRCSFCATGKGGFSRNLKMHEIVEQVLAVEEIFNHRVTNVVFMGMGEPMMNLKSVLAAHQCLNKDVQIGQRMITISTVGVPNTIKKLASHKLQSTLAVSLHAPNQKLRETIVPSAKAYPLSALMKDCRDYFVETSRRVSFEYALLAGVNDAVEHAVELAELLHEWGRGYHVNLIPFNPIEGSEYQRPSKKAAFAAALESNRVTVSTRQTRGLDADAACGQLRNKFQKSPLPTDSDNLQPEEDVAVAC, encoded by the exons ATGATGACAGCCACATCAACGTCGCTAATTCAGCGCGTGTGCTCTGTGCCTCTCGCACGTGCGGTCCGTACTCGCGCCATGGCAGTGGTGAGCATGAACCTGTCCACCACTCCAGCTCGTTCTCAAGCCTTGCGCGCCGACTCGCGCGTGCTCCTCGGCTTGTCCGAACCAGAGCTCCAGCAGCTCGCACTGGACTTAAAGCAG CAAAGCTACAGAGGGAAGCAGCTCCATCATcttatttataaaagaaagattAAAGATATTCAGGATTTCAGTCAAG TGCCTCTGGCATTCAGGAATGAGCTTGAGGAAGCTGGATGGAAAGTTGGGAGGTCACCCATTTACCAGAGTGTCACTGCTGCTGATGGCACTGTTaag TTATTGATAAAGTTGGAGGATAACAGATTGATTGAAACTGTTGGCATACCAGTTAAAGATGAGAAAGGTGTGATGCGCCTTACAGCATGTGTCTCCTCACAG GTGGGATGCCCACTTCGTTGCTCTTTTTGTGCCACAGGAAAAGGAGGGTTTTCAAGGAACCTTAAGATGCATGAAATTGTTGAGCAG GTTTTGGCTGTTGAGGAAATCTTCAACCATAGGGTGACCAATGTAGTGTTCATGGGAATGGGTGAACCAATGATGAACCTGAAGTCAGTACTTGCAGCACACCAGTGTTTAAATAAG GATGTGCAAATTGGGCAAAGAATGATCACAATTTCTACTGTGGGGGTTCCAAATACAATAAAAAAGCTGGCATCTCACAAGCTTCAGTCAACATTGGCTGTCAG TCTGCATGCTCCTAACCAGAAGCTCAGGGAAACAATTGTGCCAAGTGCAAAAGCATACCCTCTGAGTGCACTTATGAAGGATTGCAGGGACTATTTCGTTGAAACCAGTAGACGGGTTTCCTTTGAGTATGCACTTTTAG CTGGAGTCAATGATGCAGTAGAGCATGCAGTCGAACTTGCAGAGCTACTCCATGAGTGGGGGCGAGGCTATCATGTGAACTTGATACCTTTTAACCCAATAGAAGGCTCTGAGTATCAGCGTCCATCCAAGAAAGCT GCATTTGCAGCTGCTCTGGAGTCCAATAGAGTAACTGTTAGCACACGTCAAACAAGGGGCTTGGATGCAGATGCAGCTTGTGGTCAGCTGAGAAACAAGTTCCAGAAGAGTCCTTTGCCCACTGACTCCGACAACTTACAACCTGAAGAAGATGTTGCAGTTGCATGTTGA
- the LOC18784701 gene encoding serine/arginine-rich SC35-like splicing factor SCL30, whose translation MRRYSPQYYSPPRRSYGGGGGGGGRGRSPPRRRKEQNSGSLLVRNIPLDCRPEELRVPFERYGLVRDVYIPKDYYTGEPRGFAFVQFVDSYEAAEAQYHMNGKIFAGREISVVVAAETRKRPEEMRQRTRVRGPSEHGGRRSSYYGRSRSRSRSPHYPSSSRSRYRSRSYSPAPRRRGDSVSPSRRRRDHPRSPRDLPLERDADHDRRPYSPGYDNVAGPNENDGYEKKPMHEDKDGRGHWRSPSPGRASRSPSGSRSRSAELSPRRSR comes from the exons ATGAGGAGGTACAGCCCACAGTACTATAGTCCTCCAAGGAGGAGCTATGGCGGAGGCGGCGGCGGAGGGGGACGAGGAAGAAGCCCCCCAAGGAGGCGCAAGGAGCAGAATAGTGGAAGCCTTTTGGTCCGGAACATTCCTCTTGATTGCAG ACCTGAAGAGCTACGAGTTCCCTTTGAAAGATATGGGCTTGTTCGGGATGTCTACATTCCCAAGGACTACTACACTGG GGAACCTCGGGGATTTGCATTTGTGCAATTTGTGGATTCTTATGAGGCTGCAGAGGCTCAGTATCATATGAACGGGAAAATTTTTGCTGGGAGGGAGATATCTGTGGTTGTTGCTGCAGAGACAAGGAAAAGGCCAGAGGAGATGCGTCAAAGGACTAGGGTTAG AGGGCCATCAGAGCATGGAGGAAGGCGATCGTCTTATTATG GACGTTCTCGTTCTCGTTCACGTTCGCCACATTATCCATCAAGTTCTAGAAGCCGATACCGCTCAAG gTCCTATTCACCTGCTCCAAGACGCCGTGGTGACTCTGTTTCCCCAAGTAGAAGGCGCAGAGACCACCCAAGATCACCACGTGATCTTCCACTAGAGCGAGATGCTGATCATGATCGCAGGCCATATTCTCCAGGTTATGACAATGTTGCTGGgccaaatgaaaatgatggATATGAAAA GAAACCTATGCACGAGGATAAGGATGGAAGAGGTCATTGGAGGTCTCCTAGTCCTGGTAGAGCATCCAGATCACCATCTGGATCTAGGTCCAGATCTGCTGAGTTATCACCTAGGCGCAGCAGATAA
- the LOC18784946 gene encoding elicitor-responsive protein 1 — translation MAVGILEVMLVSAKGLGDTDLFSRMDPYVLIQYKGQERKSSVAREQGSSPVWNERFTFRAEYPGSGEQYKVTLKIMDKDTFTADDYIGEATIYVKDLLALGVEKGTAQLHPLKYSVVRADGTYRGEIQVGLTFTPRAEQQHEGQEFGGWKHSDAYP, via the exons ATGGCAGTTGGGATATTGGAGGTGATGCTTGTGAGTGCAAAGGGGCTTGGAGACACCGATTTATTCA GTCGTATGGATCCTTATGTTCTGATTCAATACAAAGGCCAAGAGCGCAAGAGCAGCGTGGCTAGAG AGCAAGGCAGCAGTCCGGTGTGGAACGAGAGATTTACATTCAGGGCAGAGTATCCAGGGTCAGGGGAGCAGTACAAGGTCACCCTCAAAATCATGGATAAAGACACCTTCACTGCTGATGACTATATAGGAGAAGCAAC GATATATGTTAAGGATTTATTGGCACTGGGTGTGGAGAAAGGAACTGCTCAACTTCATCCTCTTAAATATAGTGTTGTTCGTGCAGATGGTACTTATCGTGGGGAGATTCAAGTTGGTCTAACTTTCACTCCAAGG GCAGAACAGCAACATGAGGGACAAGAGTTTGGAGGATGGAAGCACAGTGATGCATATCCATAG